From one Lysinibacillus sp. G4S2 genomic stretch:
- a CDS encoding SEL1-like repeat protein, which yields MYGQILAKQNNERIKSLQKLTQTQDTWFAQNINLIMVEEVQLTALHKILYQVVRGLLKKNQQRHLQIIHPEQTQSVQENVLTLLAEYDDLLREAIPLPIYIFIWQISSLEKLANCVEVVDDVLDILEWYFIHQDEQVNAFDEEDLDHEEIIDLYKDAIEEQDADAQFQLGEYYSVIDGKYFQPEKSIKWFELAASQGNADAQYALGNFYFEGIGVQENYNQAFTLYEAAAKQGHPDAANNLADMYFNGEGVQENMVLAKKWFDFAAKKGVAEAMFTLGIIYEQGLGVDIDEEQAFICYKKSAEAGYVEAQYRLGGIYLEGRLRQAKDANRGLYWYERAAEQYHVDAFYDLGFIWSQGLTGIRNIEKGIHWFKQAALQGDAQAKLQLGHIYNKGDGITRNIKEAIKWYGLAADAGIEEAAILLQGLKEM from the coding sequence ATGTATGGGCAAATTTTAGCAAAACAAAATAACGAGCGAATTAAATCCCTACAAAAGCTCACGCAAACACAAGATACATGGTTTGCACAAAATATTAATTTGATAATGGTAGAAGAAGTGCAATTAACAGCCTTGCACAAAATATTGTATCAAGTTGTGCGAGGACTTTTGAAAAAAAATCAACAAAGACATTTACAAATTATACATCCAGAGCAGACGCAGTCAGTACAGGAGAATGTATTGACACTTTTAGCTGAATATGATGATTTACTGCGTGAAGCAATTCCACTCCCTATTTATATATTTATTTGGCAGATTTCTTCATTGGAGAAGTTAGCTAATTGCGTTGAAGTTGTTGATGATGTACTTGATATATTGGAATGGTATTTTATTCACCAAGATGAGCAGGTAAATGCATTTGATGAAGAAGATCTAGATCATGAGGAAATAATTGATTTATATAAAGATGCCATCGAGGAGCAGGATGCAGATGCACAATTTCAGCTTGGAGAATATTATAGTGTAATTGATGGCAAATATTTTCAACCTGAAAAATCAATTAAGTGGTTTGAGTTAGCAGCATCACAGGGGAATGCTGACGCACAATATGCACTTGGTAATTTTTATTTTGAAGGTATAGGTGTGCAAGAAAACTATAATCAGGCTTTTACATTGTATGAGGCTGCGGCAAAACAGGGCCATCCAGATGCAGCGAATAACTTAGCAGATATGTACTTTAACGGTGAAGGTGTACAAGAGAATATGGTACTTGCGAAAAAATGGTTCGACTTCGCCGCGAAAAAAGGTGTTGCAGAGGCAATGTTTACGCTCGGAATAATTTACGAGCAGGGACTAGGTGTTGACATTGATGAAGAGCAAGCATTTATCTGCTATAAGAAATCTGCTGAAGCAGGCTATGTTGAAGCACAATATAGGTTGGGAGGAATCTATTTAGAGGGGCGTTTAAGGCAAGCTAAAGATGCAAACCGTGGACTATATTGGTATGAAAGAGCTGCGGAGCAATATCATGTAGACGCTTTTTATGATTTGGGCTTTATTTGGAGCCAAGGATTAACTGGTATTCGCAATATTGAAAAGGGAATTCATTGGTTTAAACAGGCTGCTCTTCAAGGCGATGCTCAAGCTAAATTACAACTAGGACATATTTACAATAAAGGGGACGGAATAACTAGAAATATTAAAGAGGCTATAAAGTGGTATGGACTTGCGGCAGATGCAGGTATTGAGGAGGCAGCTATTTTACTGCAAGGATTAAAAGAAATGTAA
- a CDS encoding YdcF family protein, whose amino-acid sequence MNTTIVLLSAIFLLLYITEKRRFFNAVVLGFLGLDILSTIITHYPVLLPNEQGIMSKMGIVIILGTFPSMMFILSIATFFNSKVLLEKEGRKVRNLLLAVFGLSFFIMMIWYVFVIFTNIEHEFWHILFFYAFLVFGYTMFLYTSTMAYATLYHFTPIFYEPNYIIALGSGLIGDKVPPLLASRLDEAVKQYKKYGERPYIIVSGGQGSDENVSEAYAMKKYIVDVHQLPTQKVLMEDQSTNTEQNLAFSKEIMDKHARGKKYRSLFVTNNFHVFRASIYAKKAKIDAQGVGSKTAFYYVPNAFTREFIGLLEMYKWIHVTVFLIITLFIGLILRAYV is encoded by the coding sequence TTGAATACAACAATAGTGCTATTAAGTGCAATTTTTTTATTGTTATATATAACGGAAAAAAGACGTTTCTTCAATGCGGTAGTTCTAGGTTTTTTAGGGTTGGATATTTTGAGTACAATAATTACCCATTATCCTGTATTGCTGCCAAATGAGCAGGGGATTATGTCGAAAATGGGAATAGTCATTATACTTGGAACTTTCCCTAGTATGATGTTTATTTTATCGATAGCTACTTTTTTTAATAGTAAAGTTTTACTTGAAAAAGAAGGACGTAAAGTTCGTAATTTATTGTTAGCTGTATTCGGCTTAAGTTTTTTTATCATGATGATTTGGTATGTATTTGTTATTTTTACGAATATCGAACATGAATTTTGGCATATTCTTTTCTTCTATGCGTTTTTGGTTTTTGGTTATACAATGTTTTTATACACAAGTACAATGGCTTATGCGACTCTATACCATTTTACACCTATTTTCTATGAGCCAAACTATATTATTGCATTAGGATCAGGGCTAATTGGTGATAAAGTACCGCCGCTTTTAGCTAGTCGTTTAGACGAGGCGGTCAAGCAATATAAAAAATATGGTGAGCGACCTTATATTATCGTCTCAGGTGGTCAGGGAAGCGATGAAAACGTATCAGAAGCATATGCGATGAAAAAATATATAGTTGATGTACATCAACTACCAACTCAAAAAGTATTAATGGAAGATCAATCGACAAATACTGAACAGAATCTGGCATTCTCTAAAGAAATTATGGATAAACATGCTCGAGGAAAAAAATATCGATCCTTATTTGTGACGAATAATTTTCATGTTTTTCGTGCAAGTATTTATGCCAAAAAGGCGAAGATAGATGCACAAGGTGTTGGTTCAAAGACAGCCTTTTATTATGTACCAAATGCCTTTACTCGCGAATTTATCGGTTTATTAGAAATGTATAAATGGATTCATGTCACTGTCTTTTTAATCATCACATTGTTCATCGGCTTAATATTGAGAGCATATGTGTAA
- a CDS encoding DUF2653 family protein: MAQVINEQDIINAICLSQAYYKNVRPEDVLVELTYDDDTGFGAEVEVNGQIEIFNTAAMIGALRVWIKDVLHSDPFSTGIELVLDDEEGIIARLS; the protein is encoded by the coding sequence ATGGCACAAGTAATTAATGAGCAAGATATTATAAATGCAATTTGCTTATCTCAGGCCTACTATAAAAACGTTCGCCCAGAAGATGTGCTTGTAGAGCTAACATACGATGATGACACAGGCTTTGGTGCAGAAGTTGAAGTTAATGGACAAATTGAGATATTCAATACAGCAGCCATGATTGGCGCACTACGTGTATGGATTAAAGATGTCCTACACAGTGATCCATTTTCAACTGGCATTGAACTTGTCCTAGACGATGAGGAAGGCATTATTGCCAGACTATCGTAA
- a CDS encoding S-layer homology domain-containing protein, giving the protein MQLSKKFRFLAAGVLALQLALPVGANAAEQRDYIAPSWVAQADYVALGDSLAHGMNEVGMIGLGYADFVAQALQQDGFITSYNKGFAYSGYTTKNVLEDIQNDVEKPVTGFGYKNDKVKLRPSIKEAEIITLTAGANDLIPILKESQTTGINAAAMLKASQGAIKNIAAILEEIKKLNPNAQIYVMGYYNSFPYYSEDLQKQFKMLLTVMNTTIKTTVENAGAIFVPTYDIVAKDVPSYLPNPENIHLSEAGYLAVANEAFLPAIKASTLWDVSKAIQVNVKDSTTAKLSWQKAKDNVGVTKYNIYVNGKLSFTQKADTTAITLDHLIENTAYMVAVKAVDAAGNESVQSPTVTFTTGKNVSFTDIDNHWAKEYILKAAEEGIMNGYADGTFRPEQNVTRAQAASILVRSLGLTTKEHAPFTDIASYDVGTQSEIAAAYAYGLVKGTGEKFNPVQPVTRAQLALMINRAYEHQLKQPYAVKGKAPFSDIASYNEETKRAITMLYEQGIVIGSEGKFSPEAPTKRSHAAKIFVNFNSLLKK; this is encoded by the coding sequence ATGCAATTATCAAAGAAATTTCGATTTTTAGCGGCTGGTGTACTGGCGTTGCAATTAGCGCTACCAGTAGGGGCAAACGCTGCGGAGCAGAGAGATTACATAGCGCCAAGTTGGGTAGCTCAGGCAGATTACGTAGCACTTGGCGATTCTTTGGCTCATGGTATGAATGAGGTTGGCATGATCGGTTTAGGTTACGCAGATTTTGTTGCACAAGCTTTACAGCAAGATGGTTTCATCACTTCTTATAATAAGGGATTTGCGTATTCAGGCTATACAACAAAAAATGTACTGGAAGATATACAAAATGATGTGGAAAAGCCTGTGACAGGATTCGGGTATAAAAATGACAAGGTAAAACTTCGTCCCTCTATTAAAGAGGCTGAAATTATTACTTTGACAGCAGGTGCCAATGATTTAATACCTATTTTAAAAGAGTCTCAGACAACTGGTATAAATGCAGCAGCGATGTTAAAGGCATCGCAAGGAGCAATTAAAAATATTGCCGCTATTTTAGAAGAAATAAAGAAACTAAATCCGAACGCTCAAATTTATGTTATGGGATACTATAATTCTTTCCCGTACTATAGTGAGGATTTACAGAAACAGTTTAAAATGTTATTAACAGTTATGAATACGACGATCAAAACAACTGTTGAAAATGCGGGTGCTATCTTTGTACCGACATACGATATTGTAGCAAAAGATGTTCCAAGCTATTTACCAAACCCAGAAAATATTCATTTAAGTGAAGCAGGCTATTTAGCAGTAGCGAACGAGGCATTTTTACCAGCGATTAAAGCAAGTACGTTATGGGATGTTTCAAAGGCTATCCAAGTAAATGTGAAAGATAGTACAACTGCAAAACTAAGCTGGCAGAAAGCGAAGGATAATGTAGGTGTCACTAAATACAATATATATGTAAATGGTAAGCTATCATTTACGCAAAAGGCTGATACAACGGCTATAACTTTGGATCATTTAATAGAGAACACAGCATACATGGTAGCTGTTAAAGCAGTTGATGCAGCAGGCAATGAAAGTGTACAAAGTCCAACAGTTACTTTTACGACAGGGAAAAATGTAAGCTTTACTGATATAGACAATCATTGGGCGAAGGAATATATCCTGAAGGCAGCAGAAGAAGGTATTATGAACGGCTACGCAGATGGTACGTTTAGACCTGAGCAAAATGTAACTCGGGCACAGGCAGCTAGTATACTTGTTAGAAGCCTAGGTTTAACGACGAAGGAACATGCACCATTTACAGACATCGCAAGCTATGACGTTGGAACTCAGTCAGAAATTGCAGCAGCGTATGCATATGGGCTAGTGAAGGGAACAGGTGAGAAGTTTAACCCAGTACAGCCAGTTACTCGTGCTCAATTAGCATTAATGATTAATCGTGCCTATGAACATCAGCTAAAGCAACCTTATGCTGTGAAAGGAAAAGCACCATTTTCTGATATTGCCTCTTACAATGAAGAAACAAAACGTGCAATAACTATGTTGTATGAACAAGGCATTGTTATAGGTAGTGAAGGGAAATTTTCACCAGAGGCTCCGACAAAACGTAGCCATGCAGCAAAAATATTTGTAAATTTCAATAGTTTATTAAAAAAATAA
- a CDS encoding endonuclease Q family protein — MQNLYADLHIHIGRTLSGRAVKITGSKSLTLTKILETSSARKGLDIIGIIDCHSPEVMDEMSEMIERGELKELEQGGLRYKDTTLIPGTEIEIYDCHCLGPIHVLAYFPTLLLMREFSNWMSYHMKNIHLSSQRIYCDGRTLQQKVRELGGLFIPAHVFTPFKSLFGKGVHRSLTEVFDPQLIDAIELGLSSDTAMVSNIRELQAYTFVSNSDAHSLGKIAREYQKLRLSDANFTELQMALHEQQGRAVTANYGLNPLLGKYHQTVCAKCGEQLSNMATICTNCESIQIIKGVSLRIMELSEQLTDKRVRPPYIHQVPLDFIPGLGPKMMERLLQAFGTEMNILHRVSLEQLEQIVPHKIAKMIDLARTGQLAIEAGGGGIYGKIQLE; from the coding sequence ATGCAAAATTTATATGCAGATTTACATATTCATATTGGACGTACTTTAAGTGGACGCGCTGTCAAAATTACTGGCAGTAAATCGTTAACGTTAACAAAAATTCTCGAGACTTCTAGTGCAAGAAAGGGACTAGATATTATTGGAATTATTGATTGCCATTCACCAGAGGTTATGGATGAAATGTCAGAAATGATTGAACGGGGTGAACTGAAGGAGCTAGAACAGGGAGGGCTTCGTTATAAAGACACAACCCTTATCCCAGGCACTGAAATTGAGATTTATGATTGTCATTGCCTTGGACCAATCCACGTACTTGCCTATTTTCCAACACTTTTACTTATGAGGGAATTTTCAAATTGGATGTCTTATCATATGAAAAATATTCATTTAAGCTCACAGCGTATCTATTGTGATGGTCGAACATTGCAGCAAAAGGTTCGTGAGTTAGGAGGGCTGTTTATTCCTGCGCATGTTTTTACACCGTTTAAAAGTTTGTTTGGTAAAGGTGTGCATCGTAGTTTAACAGAAGTATTTGACCCGCAACTTATAGATGCGATTGAGCTAGGTTTAAGTTCTGATACCGCTATGGTGAGTAACATCAGAGAGCTTCAAGCATACACATTTGTCAGCAATTCTGATGCACATTCGCTTGGGAAAATTGCACGTGAGTATCAAAAATTAAGACTATCTGATGCCAATTTTACAGAGCTACAAATGGCGCTACATGAACAGCAAGGGCGCGCTGTAACAGCCAATTATGGCTTAAATCCTTTGCTGGGCAAATATCATCAGACTGTCTGTGCAAAATGTGGTGAACAGCTTAGCAATATGGCAACAATCTGTACTAACTGTGAAAGTATCCAAATTATTAAGGGAGTTTCTTTACGTATTATGGAGCTATCAGAGCAGCTGACGGATAAACGTGTTCGACCACCGTATATTCACCAAGTACCACTAGATTTTATTCCAGGTTTAGGACCGAAAATGATGGAAAGATTGCTACAAGCATTTGGTACAGAGATGAACATCTTGCATCGAGTCTCACTAGAACAGCTTGAACAAATCGTACCACATAAGATTGCTAAGATGATCGATTTAGCAAGAACAGGACAATTGGCAATTGAAGCTGGTGGTGGTGGCATTTATGGGAAGATACAGCTTGAATAG
- a CDS encoding heme ABC transporter ATP-binding protein, with amino-acid sequence MTLEAKQVSFSISDERILHEVSVQIKEKQFVGLIGPNGSGKSTLLKNMYRLLKPESGTILLNEQDILKQSSKSIAKNLAVVSQETPVLFDFTVHDLVSMGRTPHKKLFELDQQQDFQIVKSALDQTGIAHLEKRSFSSLSGGEKKRVMVARALAQQAQMLILDEPTNHLDIQHQLQLMDLIQTLHLTVVAAIHDLNIAAMYCDQIYVLQQGRIVCFGTPEEVLTPQLLQDVFGVYADIQIHPLTRKPYLTYVSEQFTKKALKTT; translated from the coding sequence ATGACATTAGAAGCGAAACAAGTATCTTTCTCCATTTCTGATGAACGCATTTTACATGAAGTAAGTGTTCAAATAAAGGAAAAGCAATTCGTTGGGCTGATTGGTCCTAATGGTAGTGGGAAGTCAACGCTACTAAAGAATATGTATCGTTTATTAAAACCAGAAAGTGGAACAATCTTATTAAATGAACAGGATATTTTAAAGCAATCGAGTAAAAGCATTGCGAAAAATTTAGCAGTTGTGAGCCAAGAAACACCGGTCTTATTCGACTTTACCGTACATGATTTAGTAAGTATGGGGAGAACACCCCATAAAAAACTATTCGAACTTGATCAACAACAAGATTTTCAAATTGTAAAAAGTGCACTTGATCAAACAGGGATTGCTCATTTAGAGAAACGTAGCTTTAGCTCTCTTTCGGGGGGAGAAAAAAAGCGTGTGATGGTTGCCCGTGCTCTCGCTCAGCAAGCACAGATGCTTATTTTAGATGAGCCAACAAATCATCTAGATATTCAGCATCAATTGCAGCTAATGGATCTAATTCAAACCCTACATCTAACAGTTGTTGCTGCCATACATGATTTAAACATTGCAGCTATGTATTGCGATCAAATTTATGTTTTACAGCAAGGTCGAATTGTTTGTTTTGGAACACCAGAAGAAGTACTTACGCCACAATTATTACAGGATGTATTTGGTGTTTATGCTGATATTCAAATACATCCACTTACAAGGAAGCCTTATTTAACGTATGTCTCTGAGCAATTTACGAAGAAAGCTTTAAAAACTACATAA